Proteins from one Mycobacterium sp. EPa45 genomic window:
- a CDS encoding serine hydrolase domain-containing protein — protein MPKTRRPGGALSDQIPIRGECAAGFDAVREAFEKNFTARGEIGAAVTVWVDGDLVVNLWGGYADGRRRRRWRQDTLASVFSATKGLTSTCVHLLADRGELDLHAPVARYWPEFAQNGKHDITIASVLGHRSGVIGPRTRMHWGDTTDWDRVCAALAAAEPWWTPGTAQGYHMVSFGFILGEVVRRATGRTIGQYLRTEIAEPMGIDVHIGLPTAEHHRCADMVNKPHIRDVLANGQAPGHPTSLAEHPMAGMAVAMGFVPDDELGSHELEQWRCSEFPSTNGHVSALGLATFYNGLAQEKLLSREQLEAVRVSQGGFDTDVVLGPRVADHGWGLGYMLNQRGVAGPNLRSFGHGGSGGSYGFVDLEHRIGYAYVMNYFDATKCNADPRSTALSNEVYRALGVL, from the coding sequence ATGCCGAAGACCCGGCGGCCAGGAGGCGCGTTGAGCGACCAGATCCCCATCCGCGGTGAGTGCGCCGCGGGTTTCGACGCCGTACGCGAGGCCTTCGAGAAGAACTTCACCGCTCGCGGTGAGATCGGCGCCGCCGTGACCGTGTGGGTCGACGGCGACCTGGTGGTCAATCTGTGGGGCGGCTACGCCGACGGCCGCCGGCGCCGCCGATGGCGCCAGGACACCCTGGCCAGCGTCTTCTCTGCTACCAAGGGGCTGACGAGCACCTGTGTGCATCTGCTTGCCGATCGCGGTGAGCTCGACCTGCACGCGCCGGTCGCCCGGTATTGGCCGGAGTTCGCTCAGAACGGCAAGCACGACATCACGATCGCGTCGGTGCTCGGGCACCGCTCGGGGGTGATCGGACCCCGCACCCGGATGCACTGGGGGGACACCACCGACTGGGACCGGGTGTGCGCCGCTCTGGCCGCCGCCGAGCCGTGGTGGACGCCGGGGACGGCGCAGGGCTACCACATGGTGAGCTTCGGCTTCATCCTCGGCGAGGTGGTCCGCCGGGCCACCGGGCGAACGATCGGTCAGTACCTGCGAACCGAGATTGCGGAGCCGATGGGCATCGACGTGCACATCGGCCTGCCCACCGCCGAACACCACCGGTGCGCGGACATGGTCAACAAACCGCACATCCGCGATGTCCTCGCCAACGGCCAAGCGCCCGGCCACCCGACGTCGTTGGCCGAACATCCGATGGCCGGTATGGCGGTCGCGATGGGCTTCGTCCCCGACGACGAACTGGGGTCCCACGAACTCGAGCAGTGGCGTTGCAGCGAGTTCCCGAGCACCAACGGGCACGTCTCGGCGCTCGGCCTGGCCACGTTCTACAACGGCCTCGCGCAGGAGAAGCTGCTCAGCCGCGAGCAATTGGAGGCCGTGCGGGTATCGCAGGGCGGCTTTGACACCGACGTCGTGCTCGGGCCACGGGTCGCCGATCACGGCTGGGGACTGGGCTACATGCTCAACCAGCGTGGGGTGGCCGGACCGAACCTGCGCAGTTTCGGCCACGGCGGGTCGGGCGGTTCGTATGGGTTCGTCGACCTCGAACACCGCATCGGTTACGCCTACGTGATGAACTATTTCGACGCCACCAAGTGCAACGCCGATCCGCGCAGCACCGCGCTGTCCAACGAGGTCTACCGCGCTCTCGGCGTGCTCTGA